The proteins below come from a single Saccharopolyspora sp. SCSIO 74807 genomic window:
- a CDS encoding C40 family peptidase, which translates to MASHRLKRTMRGALAASAVAAAVSMTSAPAVADPKPPESASEAAKQVRELSHQAEALTEDYKKAEDDHNAKKAELDRSTAEAGQAEQVANQARAEEERFRGQVDKMTAASYQGARLNKLSALLVSKSPNDFLDRASALDVLAKDNNDAIKQLSAAVHQAESAQQRAQDARGRAAQAEADAARIQGEIGKKKADMDAQIAKVKQQYSQLSSADQDSLTGGGQTDYVGPGGSGKAAEAVTAALSKQGSSYVYGAKGPSTFDCSGLMQWAYKQAGISIGGSTKSQVSEGKSVSASQLKPGDLIFYYSPVSHVSMYVGNGKAVHAPTEGDVVKVDDYQDIADVSSMRRIAG; encoded by the coding sequence GTGGCGTCGCACCGATTGAAGCGCACGATGCGCGGAGCCTTGGCGGCCTCGGCGGTCGCCGCCGCCGTCAGCATGACCTCCGCGCCGGCTGTCGCAGACCCCAAGCCCCCCGAGAGCGCCTCGGAGGCGGCCAAGCAGGTGCGGGAGCTCTCGCACCAGGCCGAAGCCCTCACCGAGGACTACAAGAAGGCCGAGGACGACCACAACGCGAAGAAGGCCGAGCTGGACCGGTCCACCGCCGAGGCGGGCCAGGCCGAGCAGGTCGCGAACCAGGCGCGCGCCGAGGAGGAGCGCTTCCGCGGCCAGGTCGACAAGATGACCGCCGCCTCCTACCAGGGCGCCCGGTTGAACAAGCTCTCCGCGTTATTGGTCAGCAAATCCCCGAACGACTTCCTGGACCGCGCGTCCGCGCTGGACGTGCTGGCCAAGGACAACAACGACGCGATCAAGCAGCTCTCCGCCGCGGTGCACCAGGCGGAGAGCGCGCAGCAGCGGGCCCAGGACGCCCGCGGCCGGGCCGCCCAGGCCGAGGCCGACGCCGCCCGCATCCAGGGCGAGATCGGCAAGAAGAAGGCCGACATGGACGCGCAGATCGCCAAGGTCAAGCAGCAGTACTCGCAGCTGAGCTCCGCCGATCAGGACTCGCTGACCGGCGGCGGGCAAACCGACTACGTCGGCCCCGGCGGTTCCGGCAAGGCCGCGGAGGCGGTCACCGCGGCGCTGAGCAAGCAGGGCTCGTCCTACGTCTACGGCGCCAAGGGGCCGAGCACGTTCGACTGCTCCGGGCTGATGCAGTGGGCCTACAAGCAGGCCGGGATCAGCATCGGCGGCTCCACCAAGTCGCAGGTCTCCGAGGGCAAGAGCGTCTCGGCGAGCCAGCTCAAACCCGGTGACCTGATCTTCTACTACAGCCCGGTCAGCCACGTGTCGATGTACGTCGGCAACGGCAAGGCGGTGCACGCGCCGACCGAGGGCGACGTGGTGAAGGTCGACGACTACCAGGACATCGCGGACGTGAGCTCGATGCGCCGCATCGCGGGCTGA